The following are encoded together in the Parambassis ranga chromosome 20, fParRan2.1, whole genome shotgun sequence genome:
- the LOC114453466 gene encoding B2 bradykinin receptor-like: MTLSPTSMSANLSNETAYQNETQCFGDISLNFMMGVSFLSISVLGIILNLFVLVVFCFHKKACTVPEIYLSNLAAADFLLMICFPFTVLISSNKYLSSAKCKLIYTIINMNTSCSSGFLALVSIDRYLALVNPLSHERLRRPICAKLGCVLVWTLGFLLNVDVIFYFKAVHDPEKNITECDSFYPSRSHVMLSYILYSTFSFFLPLCIMFFCTVNILHVLRNRVTESSSTQKMEHRATTLVLAVLLVFVICWLPDQIATILYLILLYIPQVKCHGKFFETIREFSFFLGIFNSVLNPILYIFFGKTFHKKIKEFFQQCRALTTSTTLTSTCATQTSNS, from the coding sequence CATGTCTGCCAACCTGAGTAACGAGACTGCATACCAGAATGAAACCCAGTGTTTTGGTGACATATCTTTGAACTTTATGATGGGGGTGTCCTTCCTTTCCATCAGTGTGCTGGGAATCATCCTcaatctgtttgtgttggtggttttcTGCTTCCACAAGAAGGCCTGCACTGTGCCTGAGATCTACTTAAgcaacctggctgctgctgacttTCTTCTGATGATCTGTTTCCCCTTCACAGTTCTAATTTCATCAAACAAGTACTTGAGTTCTGCCAAGTGCAAACTGATTTACACTATTATCAACATGAACACCTCCTGCAGCAGCGGCTTCCTTGCTCTGGTTAGCATAGATCGTTATTTGGCACTGGTGAACCCGCTGTCCCATGAAAGACTCCGCAGGCCAATTTGTGCCAAGCTGGGATGTGTTCTGGTGTGGACTCTGGGTTTTCTTCTGAATGTCGACGTTATCTTTTACTTTAAAGCAGTACATGATCCTGAGAAAAATATTACTGAATGTGATAGTTTTTATCCAAGTAGAAGTCATGTCATGCTGTCTTATATACTGTATTCAACATTCAgcttcttcctccccctttgTATTATGTTCTTCTGCACTGTCAACATTCTTCATGTTTTGAGGAACAGGGTAACAGAGAGCTCAAGCACTCAGAAAATGGAGCACAGGGCCACCACTCTGGTCCTGGCAGTCCTCCTCGTGTTTGTGATCTGCTGGCTGCCAGACCAAATAGCTACAATACTGTATTTGATTCTTTTATATATCCCTCAGGTCAAGTGTCATGGCAAATTCTTCGAAACCATCAGAGAGTTTTCCTTCTTCTTGGGCATCTTCAACAGTGTTCTCAACCCAATTCTCTACATCTTTTTTGGGAAAACTTTCCACAAAAAAATTAAGGAATTCTTCCAGCAGTGCAGAGCATTAACAACAAGCACAACACTCACTTCCACCTGTGCAACACAGACAAGTAACAGCTGA